Below is a window of Chitinivorax sp. PXF-14 DNA.
GCGGCCTGTCGCTGTTGCGCGGCATGTTCGGCCAGCAGCTGCCCGATGCAGCCAAACCGCTGCTCGACGTCGCCGACCACAACAGCCAGCGGCTGCTGTCGCTGGTCAATGACATACTCGACATCGAGAAGATCGAGGCCGGCAAGCTGCCGCTGAAGTTGGAGCCAACCGATCTGGCCGAGCAGGTGCAGCAGGCCATGGTACTCAATCTGCACTACGCGGAGCCGCTGCAGGTGGTGCTGCGACTGGGCGAGATCACTGCGCCGGCGCAGGCATTGGCCGACACGGAGCGCCTGCAGCAGGTGCTCGCCAACCTGATCTCGAATGCCGTCAAGTTTTCCGCGCCGGAAGCATCTGTCGAGCTGGCGCTGCACGCACACGGCGGCTTCTGGCGGATCAGCGTGGTCGATCATGGCGAGGGCATCCCCACCGAGCAGCAGGACAAGCTGTTCCAGAAGTTCTTCCAGGTCGATGGATCATCGACCCGGCGCCGGGGCGGTACTGGCCTGGGGCTCGCAATCTCGCGCGCGCTGGTCGAGGCAATGGGCGGCCGCATCGGCTTTCACTCCCAGTCTGGGCAAGGAACGGTGTTCCACGTCGACCTGCCAGCTCAAGCGGGGGCGGCCACCTGAGCGGCGGGCGATCTGCCCGGCAGGCGCCATCATCCCTGCCAGGGCGAGCCTGCGTCGGCTTCTGCCTGTAGAATGGTGGGACCGATGGGGGAGTCAGGCATGGACGTGGCGCTAGAGCGCATCCTGTACGTTGAAGACGATCCGGGCATCCGCCTGGTGGGCAAAATGGCGCTGGAAATGGTAGGGGGCCTGCTGGTGCGCGATTGCGCCTCGGGCCTGGAGGCGCTCGCCGTCACCGGGTTTGCACCGCAGCTGTTGCTGCTCGACGTGATGATGCCGGGCATCGATGGCGTGGTGACCCTGCAGCGCCTGTGGCAGCAGCCCGAAACAGCGGGCGTGCCGGCCATCTTCATGACCGCCAAGGTCCAGCCCGACGAGATCGCCCAGCTGCGCGCCGCAGGCGCGGTCGACGTGATCGCCAAGCCGTTTGAGCCGATGACGCTGGCCACCCAACTGCGCGCGATCTGGGCGAGCCTGCCGCAGCAATAGGCCGCTTGCCGGGGCCGCGCCAGATGGCGTTGCCGCGATGTCGCATCTGTGGCGATTGAGCCGCTTCAGCACGAGTCAGCCGCTCGCGCCGGCTCGTATCGACGGCGACAGGCGGCGCAGAACGGAACAGGAAAAACAAAACGGGGCGATCAACGCCCCGTTTTGCTTGGCTGACGGAAACCGCCCCCGATCAGCTTTTCGCCACGCAGTCGACGAAATACTCGATACGGCTGTCGACTTCCTCCTCGACCAGGCCGTGAATATCGGTCTTCAGCCCAGGGAAGCGCTCGTTGAACTCGCGTGCAAACTTCAG
It encodes the following:
- a CDS encoding response regulator, translated to MDVALERILYVEDDPGIRLVGKMALEMVGGLLVRDCASGLEALAVTGFAPQLLLLDVMMPGIDGVVTLQRLWQQPETAGVPAIFMTAKVQPDEIAQLRAAGAVDVIAKPFEPMTLATQLRAIWASLPQQ